One genomic region from Yersinia canariae encodes:
- a CDS encoding YjaG family protein, whose translation MIRNPIHLRLEKLESWQHLTFMACLCERMYPNYQQFCLETEFGDPAVYRRILDLIWETLVVKDAKVNFDSQLEKLEEAIPSADDYAIYGVYPAIDACIALGEAIHSRLSGETLEHAIAISEASIRTVAMLEMTLAGKEMTDEELKILPAIEEEWDIQWEIFRLLADCEERDLDLIKGLRSDLREAAVSNIGINLTQ comes from the coding sequence ATGATACGTAATCCGATTCATCTACGTCTCGAAAAGCTGGAAAGTTGGCAACATCTGACTTTCATGGCCTGCCTGTGCGAGCGGATGTATCCCAACTATCAGCAATTTTGTCTGGAAACCGAGTTTGGTGATCCGGCCGTTTACCGACGTATTCTGGACCTTATCTGGGAAACATTGGTCGTAAAAGACGCCAAAGTAAATTTTGATAGTCAATTAGAGAAGCTGGAAGAGGCAATTCCTTCTGCTGATGACTATGCTATCTACGGCGTTTATCCGGCTATTGATGCGTGTATTGCATTGGGTGAAGCTATTCATTCGCGTTTGAGTGGTGAAACACTGGAACATGCCATCGCTATCAGTGAAGCGTCAATTCGCACCGTTGCGATGTTGGAGATGACGTTAGCCGGTAAAGAAATGACTGATGAAGAACTGAAAATCTTGCCCGCGATTGAAGAAGAATGGGATATCCAATGGGAGATTTTCCGTCTGTTAGCTGACTGCGAAGAGCGCGACTTAGATCTGATCAAAGGGCTACGTTCTGACCTACGGGAAGCGGCCGTTAGCAACATTGGCATAAATTTAACGCAATAA
- the purD gene encoding phosphoribosylamine--glycine ligase translates to MNILIIGNGGREHALGWKAAQSPLADKIYVAPGNAGTALESGLENVDIAATDIAGLLAFAQSHDIGLTIVGPEAPLVIGVVDAFQAAGLTIFGPTQAAAQLEGSKAFTKDFLARHNIPTAFYQNFTEVEPAIAYVRKIGAPIVIKADGLAAGKGVIVAMTQEEAETAVHDMLAGNAFGDAGHRIVVEEFLDGEEASFIVMVDGENVLPMATSQDHKRVGDGDTGPNTGGMGAYSPAPVVTDEVHQRVMDQVIWPTVRGMAAEGNVYTGFLYAGLMISADGQPKVIEFNCRFGDPETQPIMLRMRSDLVELCLAGAQGKLNEKTSDWDERPSLGVVLAAGGYPADYRQGDVIHGLPQQEVADGKVFHAGTKLDNHNNVVTSGGRVLCVTALGATVAQAQQHAYKLAENIQWEGAFCRKDIGYRAIAREK, encoded by the coding sequence ATGAATATTTTGATTATTGGCAATGGCGGACGTGAGCATGCTTTAGGCTGGAAAGCCGCGCAGTCGCCTTTAGCGGATAAAATTTATGTCGCGCCAGGTAATGCCGGAACGGCGTTAGAGTCTGGTTTAGAAAATGTGGATATCGCCGCCACTGATATTGCGGGTTTATTGGCGTTTGCTCAGAGCCACGACATCGGCTTGACCATCGTTGGCCCAGAAGCGCCGCTGGTTATCGGTGTGGTCGATGCTTTCCAGGCGGCGGGCCTGACAATCTTTGGCCCGACACAAGCGGCTGCCCAGTTGGAAGGTTCTAAAGCTTTCACCAAAGATTTCCTCGCGCGCCACAATATTCCAACCGCGTTTTACCAAAACTTCACCGAGGTAGAACCGGCTATAGCTTATGTCCGCAAAATTGGGGCTCCCATCGTCATTAAAGCTGATGGTTTGGCGGCGGGAAAAGGTGTGATAGTCGCAATGACGCAGGAAGAAGCGGAAACTGCGGTCCATGACATGCTGGCTGGCAATGCATTTGGTGATGCTGGCCATCGTATCGTGGTGGAAGAGTTTCTCGACGGCGAAGAAGCCAGCTTTATTGTGATGGTTGACGGCGAAAACGTGTTACCGATGGCCACCAGCCAAGACCACAAACGTGTTGGCGATGGTGATACCGGCCCGAATACCGGCGGCATGGGCGCTTATTCTCCGGCACCAGTTGTTACTGATGAAGTTCATCAGCGGGTAATGGATCAGGTTATCTGGCCAACCGTGCGCGGTATGGCGGCGGAAGGCAATGTTTATACTGGCTTCCTTTATGCTGGCCTGATGATTTCTGCTGATGGGCAACCCAAAGTCATTGAATTCAACTGCCGCTTTGGCGACCCAGAAACGCAACCAATTATGCTGCGCATGCGCTCAGATTTAGTTGAGTTATGTTTAGCTGGCGCACAGGGCAAATTGAATGAGAAAACCTCTGATTGGGATGAACGCCCGTCCCTGGGTGTTGTGCTGGCCGCTGGCGGCTATCCGGCTGATTACCGCCAAGGTGATGTTATTCATGGGTTACCACAGCAAGAAGTGGCTGACGGGAAAGTATTCCATGCCGGAACCAAGCTAGATAACCACAATAATGTTGTGACTAGCGGTGGGCGCGTATTGTGTGTCACAGCACTCGGGGCAACAGTTGCACAGGCACAGCAACATGCTTATAAGCTTGCTGAGAATATTCAGTGGGAAGGTGCTTTCTGCCGTAAAGATATTGGCTACCGGGCGATTGCCCGCGAAAAATAA
- the hupA gene encoding nucleoid-associated protein HU-alpha, whose product MNKTQLIDVIADKADLSKAQAKAALESTLAAITESLKDGDPVQLVGFGTFKVNHRNERTGRNPQTGKEIKIAAANVPAFVSGKALKDSVKS is encoded by the coding sequence ATGAATAAGACTCAACTGATTGACGTAATCGCGGACAAAGCGGACCTTTCTAAAGCACAAGCAAAAGCTGCTTTGGAGTCCACACTGGCTGCAATTACCGAATCTCTGAAAGATGGTGATCCAGTACAATTGGTTGGTTTCGGTACTTTCAAAGTAAACCATCGTAATGAGCGCACTGGCCGCAACCCACAAACTGGTAAAGAAATCAAAATTGCTGCAGCTAATGTGCCAGCGTTTGTTTCTGGTAAAGCACTGAAAGATTCTGTTAAATCTTAA
- the nfi gene encoding deoxyribonuclease V (cleaves DNA at apurinic or apyrimidinic sites) has protein sequence MVDTKALRAEQLQRASEISLQDDIANESVRFIAGADVGFEQQGEVTRAAIAILRYPSLELVEYQVARVATSLPYIPGLLSFREYPALLAAWEQLQQRPQLVFVDGQGIAHPRRLGVASHFGLLVDVPTIGVAKSRLCGHFEPLGNDNGALQPLVDADEQLGWVWRSKTRCNPLFISPGHRVSVGSALEWVQHCMAGYRLPEPTRWADAIASNRPQFQRWMGKNPDLLGKHRDMI, from the coding sequence CATTACGGGCAGAACAGCTTCAACGCGCATCTGAAATTAGTCTTCAAGATGATATCGCAAATGAGTCCGTACGCTTTATTGCTGGGGCAGATGTGGGTTTTGAGCAGCAGGGGGAAGTGACCCGTGCTGCTATTGCTATTTTGCGTTACCCCTCGCTAGAATTGGTCGAATATCAGGTTGCCCGCGTGGCAACTTCACTCCCGTATATCCCCGGTTTACTCTCTTTTCGTGAATATCCTGCATTATTAGCTGCTTGGGAGCAGTTACAACAACGGCCTCAACTGGTCTTTGTTGATGGGCAGGGTATTGCGCATCCTCGCCGTTTAGGGGTTGCCAGCCATTTTGGCTTGCTGGTTGATGTCCCGACCATTGGTGTTGCTAAAAGCCGTCTGTGCGGGCATTTTGAGCCGTTAGGCAATGATAATGGTGCATTACAGCCGTTGGTTGATGCCGATGAGCAGCTAGGTTGGGTATGGCGCAGCAAAACCCGTTGTAATCCGCTATTTATTTCACCCGGCCACCGGGTGAGTGTTGGCAGCGCATTAGAGTGGGTTCAGCATTGCATGGCGGGTTACCGTTTGCCGGAACCGACACGTTGGGCGGATGCAATCGCTTCAAACCGCCCGCAATTTCAGCGATGGATGGGGAAAAATCCTGATTTGCTTGGCAAGCATAGGGATATGATTTAA
- the purH gene encoding bifunctional phosphoribosylaminoimidazolecarboxamide formyltransferase/IMP cyclohydrolase produces the protein MQQRRPIRRALLSVSDKAGIVEFATALSQRGIELLSTGGTARLLADAGLPVTEVSDYTGFPEMMDGRVKTLHPKVHGGILGRRGKDDGIMAQHNIQPIDIVVVNLYPFAQTVARPDCSLEDAVENIDIGGPTMVRSAAKNHKDVAIVVKSSDYPAIIAELDENDGSLTYPTRFDLAIKAFEHTAAYDSMIANYFGALVPPYHGDTEQPSGRFPRTLNLNYIKKQDMRYGENSHQQAAFYIEEDVKEASVATATQLQGKALSYNNIADTDAALECVKEFGEPACVIVKHANPCGVAIADSLLAAYDKAYKTDPTSAFGGIIAFNRELDAETASAIISRQFVEVIIAPSVSVEALALLAAKQNVRVLTCGQWQERSAGLDFKRVNGGLLVQDRDLGMVTEADLRVVSKRQPTEQELRDALFCWKVAKFVKSNAIVYARDNMTIGIGAGQMSRVYSAKIAGIKAADEGLEVAGSAMASDAFFPFRDGIDAAAAVGITCVIQPGGSIRDDEVIAAADEHGIAMIFTDMRHFRH, from the coding sequence ATGCAACAACGCCGCCCAATCCGCCGTGCTCTACTCAGTGTATCTGACAAAGCCGGTATCGTTGAATTCGCCACTGCACTTTCACAACGTGGTATCGAGTTACTTTCTACTGGCGGAACTGCCCGCCTGTTGGCTGATGCTGGCCTGCCAGTCACCGAGGTTTCTGACTATACCGGTTTCCCGGAAATGATGGATGGACGCGTTAAGACTTTACATCCTAAAGTGCATGGCGGCATTTTAGGCCGCCGCGGTAAGGATGACGGCATCATGGCTCAACATAACATTCAGCCAATTGATATTGTGGTCGTTAACTTATATCCATTCGCCCAGACTGTCGCCCGCCCAGATTGCTCACTGGAAGATGCCGTTGAGAATATTGATATCGGTGGCCCAACCATGGTGCGCTCTGCAGCCAAGAATCATAAAGATGTCGCCATTGTGGTTAAAAGCAGTGATTACCCGGCCATTATTGCCGAGCTGGATGAGAATGACGGCTCATTGACCTACCCAACCCGTTTCGACCTGGCAATTAAAGCTTTTGAACATACCGCCGCTTACGACAGTATGATTGCGAACTACTTCGGCGCGCTGGTGCCACCTTACCATGGTGATACCGAGCAACCATCAGGCCGCTTCCCTCGCACCCTGAATCTTAACTATATCAAGAAGCAGGATATGCGTTACGGTGAGAACAGCCACCAGCAAGCCGCCTTCTATATAGAAGAAGATGTTAAAGAGGCATCCGTTGCTACTGCAACTCAGTTGCAGGGTAAGGCCCTGTCCTATAACAACATCGCCGATACCGATGCTGCGCTTGAGTGTGTAAAAGAATTCGGCGAACCGGCATGTGTGATTGTCAAGCATGCCAACCCGTGTGGCGTGGCTATTGCTGACTCTCTGCTGGCAGCTTATGACAAAGCTTATAAAACCGACCCAACTTCTGCTTTCGGCGGCATCATTGCCTTTAACCGCGAGTTGGATGCTGAGACAGCCAGCGCTATTATCAGCCGTCAGTTCGTTGAAGTAATTATCGCCCCTTCCGTCAGTGTGGAAGCATTGGCGCTATTAGCCGCTAAACAGAATGTCCGCGTTCTGACCTGCGGTCAGTGGCAAGAACGTTCTGCTGGTTTGGACTTCAAACGTGTCAATGGCGGGCTGTTGGTGCAAGACCGCGATTTGGGCATGGTGACTGAGGCGGATTTGCGGGTGGTTTCCAAACGCCAGCCGACCGAACAAGAGCTGCGTGATGCCCTGTTCTGCTGGAAAGTGGCCAAGTTCGTTAAATCTAATGCCATTGTTTATGCGCGGGACAATATGACTATCGGAATAGGCGCAGGCCAAATGAGCCGTGTGTATTCGGCCAAAATAGCCGGTATCAAGGCGGCAGATGAAGGTTTGGAAGTCGCGGGTTCAGCCATGGCTTCTGATGCTTTCTTCCCATTCCGTGACGGTATTGATGCTGCCGCTGCTGTTGGTATCACCTGTGTCATCCAACCGGGCGGTTCAATTCGTGACGATGAAGTTATTGCCGCAGCGGATGAACACGGAATTGCGATGATATTTACTGACATGCGCCATTTCCGTCATTAA
- a CDS encoding DUF1481 domain-containing protein, which translates to MQRVLMTLGLALGLSACSSQSGPPQFSASGYIADSGVVRLWRQDNEQQQPQVLMSVYSPYFGDNTRVTFYEYQNGVLREIRRNDLGHDPQSVELRFDEQGQVSFMQRQLATRREQLSVDNIAVYQLEAKRILELSSALRAGNVRLIQGRWQDGLVTTCAGKTSRLSLDDNSQAWLSKRGANSAEALGIAWLDSPEGQQLLLVANQDFCHWEPKSGSL; encoded by the coding sequence ATGCAGCGGGTGCTGATGACCCTCGGTTTGGCCTTAGGTCTCAGCGCCTGTAGCAGTCAGTCAGGTCCTCCCCAATTCAGTGCCAGCGGTTATATTGCCGATAGCGGTGTGGTTCGCTTATGGCGTCAGGATAATGAACAGCAGCAGCCACAAGTGCTGATGAGTGTCTACAGCCCCTACTTTGGGGACAATACCCGCGTGACTTTCTACGAATATCAAAATGGTGTGCTACGGGAAATCCGGCGCAATGACTTGGGTCATGACCCGCAAAGTGTCGAATTACGTTTTGATGAGCAAGGACAGGTTAGTTTTATGCAACGCCAACTGGCAACACGGCGTGAGCAACTTTCTGTGGATAATATTGCGGTTTATCAGTTGGAAGCTAAGCGGATTCTGGAACTGAGCAGTGCGCTGCGCGCTGGCAATGTCCGGTTAATTCAGGGGCGTTGGCAGGACGGTCTTGTGACAACCTGTGCCGGGAAGACATCACGCCTGAGTCTTGATGATAATTCGCAAGCATGGTTAAGCAAACGCGGCGCAAATAGTGCAGAAGCTCTAGGTATCGCGTGGTTGGATTCACCGGAAGGTCAGCAATTATTGTTGGTGGCTAATCAGGACTTTTGTCACTGGGAACCTAAATCCGGCAGTTTGTAA